In Daphnia pulex isolate KAP4 chromosome 7, ASM2113471v1, one genomic interval encodes:
- the LOC124197141 gene encoding ATP-dependent RNA helicase DHX33-like, which translates to MRMTDSSSQNNNDGANGSHGKRPAQNSGNSGASFPKIVKFNGNAHRPPGRDSNSPNKRPMPAHYSREDLLAQRQALPIYPVRQKLLEELRKHQTLIVIGETGSGKTTQIPQYIFTHAMTENGTIAVTQPRRVAAITLATRVAQEMGAQLGTTVGYTVRFEDMSNFKTKIKFLTDGMLLREAMLDPLLKRYSVIILDEAHERTIHTDVLFSVVKTAQKRRAEQGNNKLKIVIMSATMDVDHFSHYFNKASVVYLEGRQFPIQVFHAKQTQEDYLFSSLVTLFQIHKDAPADHHILIFLTGQEEIEAFAKSARTIAKDLQGKYPNLKVCPLFANLPQNQQMEAFNNPPPNTRKVVLSTNIAETSVTIDGIRYVIDCGRVKARTHMPATGMDILRIQKIAQAQAWQRAGRAGRQAAGFCYRAYTLNDFEKMAPNPIPEIQRCSLTTVVLQLLALGVQDPLNFDFMDKPPTELIEGAMRELHLLGGIQSTEKPVLTEVGQQMAAFPLDPRFTKLILASKELGCTEEIVSIVALLSADSIMINATAQREQANNVRAKFASSEGDHMTLLNIFRAFRTAKQNRNWCFENFVNYRNLLYAVEVRKQLAELCERMNIPMKSCNPQTEPVRRCLLSGLFLSVAEYQREGHYLTLGSRQTVAIHPSSVLFHSKPSCIVFTELVQTGKRYVRQVTLIDQDWIEELPKDTVLQLRQTFRGTVSGPHRK; encoded by the exons ATGAGAATGACTGACTCCTCGTCACAGAATAATAATGACGGTGCTAACGGTTCGCACGGCAAACGTCCTGCTCAGAATAGTGGGAATTCGGGAGCTTCCTTCCCCAAAATAGTTAAGTTTAATGGTAATGCCCACAGACCTCCAGGCAGGGATTCAAACTCTCCCAATAAACGACCTATGCCAGCACACTACTCTAGAGAGGACTTGCTGGCCCAACGGCAGGCCTTACCAATCTACCCAGTTCGCCAAAA gtTACTTGAAGAACTGAGGAAACATCAAACTTTAATCGTTATTGGAGAAACTGGAAGCGGGAAAACAACACAGATTCCCCAGTACATCTTCACTCATGCAATGACTGAGAATGGAACTATTGCAGTCACTCAG CCAAGAAGAGTTGCTGCCATAACTCTTGCCACCAGGGTAGCGCAAGAGATGGGTGCTCAGCTTGGCACAACAGTTGGATACACTGTACGCTTTGAAGACATGTCCAACttcaaaaccaaaatcaaattcttgaCAGATGGTATGTTACTCAGAGAGGCCATGCTGGATCCACTCCTGAAGAGATATAGCGTCATCATTCTTGATGAGGCTCACGAAAGGACCATTCACACAGATGTGTTGTTCAGCGTTGTCAAAACTGCCCAGAAACGACGTGCAGAACAAGGAAACAATAAGTTGAAA ATTGTGATCATGTCTGCCACTATGGATGTTGACCATTTCAGCCATTATTTCAATAAAGCTTCCGTAGTGTACCTGGAAGGTCGACAGTTTCCTATCCAAGTCTTTCACGCCAAGCAAACTCAAGAAGACTATCTTTTTAGCTCATTGGTGACTCTCTTTCAAATTCATAAAGATGCACCAGCTGA TCATCACATTCTAATCTTCTTGACCGGCCAAGAAGAGATTGAAGCTTTCGCCAAAAGTGCTCGTACGATAGCCAAG GACCTGCAAGGCAAATAtccaaatttaaaagtttgcCCACTGTTTGCAAACTTACCGCAAAATCAGCAGATGGAGGCGTTCAATAACCCACCGccaaacacaagaaaagtGGTGCTCAGTACAAATATTGCTGAAACTTCTGTCACGATTGATGGTATACGTTACGTTATCGACTGCGGTCGCGTCAAAGCCAG AACTCACATGCCCGCTACTGGAATGGATATTCTTAGAATACAAAAAATCGCCCAGGCTCAGGCTTGGCAACGGGCTGGTCGAGCTGGTCGACAAGCAGCCGGATTCTGCTATCGTGCCTATACATTGAAT GATTTTGAGAAAATGGCGCCAAATCCAATACCTGAAATTCAAC GTTGCAGTTTGACTACTGTTGTGCTTCAACTTCTGGCCTTGGGCGTGCAAGATCCGctgaattttgatttcatggaTAAACCGCCAACTGAG CTTATCGAAGGAGCCATGCGGGAACTTCACTTACTGGGCGGGATTCAATCGACAGAGAAACCTGTTTTAACCGAAGTGGGCCAACAGATGGCAGCTTTCCCACTTGATCCACGCTTCACCAAACTGATATTGGCATCGAAAGAGCTCGGATGCAC GGAGGAAATTGTGAGCATCGTCGCGCTGTTGTCGGCCGATTCGATCATGATCAACGCCACTGCCCAACGGGAACAGGCCAACAACGTCCGTGCTAAATTCGCTTCCTCGGAGGGCGACCATATGACTCTGTTGAACATTTTCCGCGCTTTCAGAACAGCTAAACAGAACCGA AATTGGTGTTTTGAGAACTTCGTCAATTACCGGAACTTGCTGTACGCCGTCGAAGTCCGGAAACAGTTGGCTGAGTTGTGCGAGCGGATGAACATCCCGATGAAATCGTGCAATCCACAGACGGAACCGGTCCGCCGATGCCTTTTATCcggtctctttctctcggtCGCCGAGTACCAACGCGAAGGACACTATCTCACT CTTGGATCTCGTCAAACGGTGGCTATCCATCCGTCGTCTGTTCTTTTCCACTCGAAACCGTCTTGCATCGTCTTCACCGAGCTCGTTCAAACTGGCAAACGTTACGTCCGTCAAGTGACGCTTATCGATCAAGACTGGATAGAGGAATTACCCAAAGACACAGTTTTACAGCTGCGCCAA ACGTTTCGAGGGACTGTCAGCGGACCGCATCGCAAATGA
- the LOC124197143 gene encoding predicted GPI-anchored protein 54 gives MKFLFIVVLASVLIVDRHSTEAQNIFSNFFNLFSNLGNFQRVSRQQTSSSVGDVVVTVTNDAIIETSIVETTLTETMTMILTEWSTSTVKEVQSVPVAPITFTEYQMETQICTTTEFSIETMSVTLPASTVTTTELLTSIVTEIQMETVQLEPSVTTVTTTEVSTTSMTTTESPVTTTEVIRQTETVSLEPITVTAMETTVSTATVTESMTELVTSVETATVTLPEVTVMSTMTEVVTTSSMITETLSITLPVEICTSTVETITLPVETLSITLPAEVSTVTETATLTTTEISTQITTEISTQTTTEISTQTITEISTEIVPTTVTETSANTQTETAVPEAAPAKRRRSVQLDDKKANLKMAPLTPSAVTAVPYIIKRSIDIESSFMEQQSRRSPMIKMAS, from the exons atgaaatttctgttTATCGTCGTGTTGGCCAGTGTCCTGATTGTGGATCGCCACTCAACCGAAGCTCAAAACATCTTCTCCAATTTCTTCAACTTGTTCAGCAATTTGGGCAATTTCCAGCGCGTCAGTCGGCAGCAAACGTCGTCATCCGTGGGCGATGTCGTTGTCACCGTCACCAATGACGCCATCATCGAGACGTCGATTGTCGAGACGACGCTGACGGAAACTATGACCATGATCCTGACGGAATGGTCGACTTCGACAGTCAAGGAGGTCCAGTCCGTTCCGGTAGCGCCCATCACTTTCACCGAGTACCAAATGGAGACGCAGATCTGCACGACGACGGAATTCAGCATCGAGACCATGTCGGTGACGCTTCCGGCTTCCACAGTGACGACGACGGAGCTGCTGACGTCCATCGTCACGGAAATCCAGATGGAAACGGTCCAGCTGGAGCCTTCCGTCACGACCGTAACAACGACGGAGGTATCCACCACATCCATGACGACGACAGAGTCTCCGGTGACCACGACGGAAGTCATCCGCCAAACGGAAACCGTTTCACTTGAGCCAATCACCGTGACGGCGATGGAGACGACAGTCTCGACGGCCACCGTCACGGAATCCATGACGGAACTGGTGACATCCGTCGAAACAGCCACCGTTACACTTCCGGAAGTGACTGTGATGTCGACCATGACGGAGGTGGTCACCACTTCGTCGATGATCACTGAAACCCTGTCCATAACGCTGCCCGTCGAGATTTGCACGTCCACTGTCGAGACCATCACGTTGCCCGTCGAAACGCTTTCCATCACTCTTCCGGCGGAGGTCAGCACAGTTACCGAAACGGCCACTCTTACGACGACGGAAATTTCCACTCAAATTACAACTGAAATTTCCACTCAAACGACGACTGAAATTTCCACTCAAACGATCACTGAAATTTCCACGGAGATCGTCCCTACGACGGTGACAGAGACATCAGCTAATACTCAGACAGAGACGGCCGTTCCGGAAGCGGCTCCAGCCAAACGTCGCCGAAGTGTCCAGCTGGATGATAAAAAAGCCAATCTGAAAATGGCTCC GTTAACTCCGTCAGCTGTCACTGCCGTTCCTTACATCATCAAACGATCCATCGACATTGAATCGTCGTTCATGGAACAGCAGAGCAGACGCTCTCCAATGATCAAGATGGCATCGTAA
- the LOC124197146 gene encoding uncharacterized protein LOC124197146 yields the protein MNKCSLLMFVVICALAAQNARVADAQSANFFSNFFTIFRRASRPGSSKTSSSSSSKQLSAASINQWSSLPEVKTITMTMTETETTEMMITSTMSEFFTVTETITERLIATSTLTRKMTATATQVVTSCPDQEIGLRRINWKEIPNRIEEIMKRSGVPALEYSAIPEGPYIIKGRTFDIESSIDGDEQQQQPEGESNETLVASEDEPSV from the exons ATGAACAAGTGCTCGTTGTTGATGTTCGTTGTGATTTGCGCCCTGGCCGCACAGAACGCAAGAGTTGCCGATGCCCAGTCGGCCAATTTCTTCAGCAATTTCTTCACCATCTTCCGCCGGGCCAGCCGGCCGGGCAGTTCCAAGACCAGCAGCAGTTCCAGCTCCAAGCAGCTCAGCGCCGCTTCCATCAATCAATGGAGTTCGTTGCCGGAAGTCAAAACCATCACCATGACCATGACGGAAACGGAAACGACAGAGATGATGATCACGTCCACCATGTCGGAATTCTTCACCGTCACCGAGACCATCACCGAGCGGCTGATCGCCACTTCGACGCTGACCAGGAAGATGACGGCCACCGCCACTCAGGTCGTCACGTCTTGTCCCGACCAGGAAATCGGATTGAGGAGGATCAACTGGAAAGAGATCCCAAACAGGATCGAGGAGATTATGAAGCGATCCGGCGTTCCTgc aTTGGAATATTCCGCCATTCCGGAAGGCCCTTACATCATTAAAGGACGTACTTTTGACATTGAATCGTCCATTGACGGTGAcgaacaacagcaacagcccGAGGGTGAATCCAATGAAACGCTAGTTGCTTCCGAAGATGAACCATCCGTCTAA
- the LOC124197145 gene encoding uncharacterized protein LOC124197145 — MSTGTFIRRPSSATSFSPSISPILFRVPFEIICSKIKMKLSIAILICCAMIGSIQSQGTGNRPSFIQTIFAPLGQFLSIFRRPSRPSVSAAAAASSGNIDASSIFTDPQVLQESLNSINQGSQQQQVQAEPVVQTQIVTETLTVFSTIPSLERVTSVETMVEMMTETLTETVKTTLTKTEHITMTHSTCSSSVAPSKAPAASSKVAEKVSPSAVSTSTAVQPTKKARLTPYVVKRAVEIEASSSL; from the exons ATGTCTACCGGCACATTCATTCGACGTCCGTCCTCTGCAACAAGTTTCTCTCCTTCCATCTcgccaattctttttcgtgttccgttcgaaattatttgttcaaaaatcaaaatgaagttGAGCATCGCCATCCTCATCTGCTGCGCCATGATTGGATCCATCCAGTCGCAGGGTACCGGTAACAGGCCCAGTTTTATTCAAACCATTTTCGCTCCGCTCGGACAATTCCTCAGCATCTTCAGGAGACCCAGCCGGCCCAGCGTGTCGGCCGCTGCGGCCGCTTCTTCCGGAAACATTGACGCCTCGTCCATCTTCACCGATCCTCAGGTCCTCCAGGAATCTTTGAACAGCATCAACCAGGgatcgcagcagcagcaagtccAGGCCGAGCCAGTCGTCCAGACACAAATCGTCACGGAAACGCTGACCGTCTTCTCCACCATTCCGAGCCTGGAACGCGTCACCAGCGTCGAAACGATGGTCGAGATGATGACGGAAACGTTGACGGAAACCGTCAAAACCACCCTGACCAAGACGGAACATATCACCATGACCCATAGCACTTGCTCCTCATCCGTGGCTCCTTCAAAGGCTCCAGCGGCCAGCAGCAAAGTGGCGGAGAAAGTCAGTCCGTCCGCAGTGTCGAC TTCCACTGCGGTCCAACCTACCAAGAAAGCCCGTCTAACGCCATACGTCGTAAAACGGGCCGTGGAAATCGAAGCCTCTTCTTccctctaa
- the LOC124197144 gene encoding mucin-5AC-like, translating into MRLLLVMLLVSGLLIGESQAQRPIGLFFNALYINFRNWIGLGGGQSVSTSTSSQPTVTVTATVTTTVIDSPPSVPDDYVEFAPPNSIVPEVMITEAASTESGMSTTAMEEASTEGASTDSPLIIQENLLVESSTPAENNQVELEIVTEGPELDPSDASVIEAMAQILLEIPTTTPDSPTTQSVESETEAIVVKDVPPVAPAVVVATTTTTTTSFPRDSTTFATLAPKRTIHFNRPSWTPTFLKLANRGSTSRYFFPASFRRPKDSGFLEKETISLSPSKPLSVENSVPPRIPYVVKRQIEIESSMTVLNQQQSSVLIARAATAD; encoded by the exons atgaGATTGTTACTAGTGATGTTGCTGGTGAGTGGATTGCTGATTGGCGAGAGCCAGGCCCAACGTCCAATCGGTCTATTCTTCAACGCCCTTTACATCAACTTTAGAAACTGGATCGGTCTGGGCGGCGGCCAGTCCGTCAGCACTTCGACCAGCTCCCAGCCAACGGTGACAGTGACGGCGACAGTGACAACGACCGTCATTGATTCTCCTCCAAGCGTTCCGGATGACTACGTCGAATTCGCTCCTCCTAATTCAATTGTTCCGGAAGTAATGATCACGGAAGCGGCCAGCACCGAGTCGGGGATGTCGACGACGGCCATGGAGGAGGCCAGCACCGAAGGAGCTAGCACCGACAGTCCCTTGATAATCCAGGAGAATCTTCTGGTGGAATCATCCACTCCGGCTGAGAACAATCAAGTGGAACTGGAAATCGTCACGGAAGGGCCGGAATTGGATCCCTCGGATGCGTCGGTGATTGAAGCCATGGCGCAAATTTTACTGGAAATTCCAACCACCACGCCAGACTCGCCTACTACGCAAAGTGTTGAATCTGAGACGGAAGCCATCGTCGTCAAAGACGTTCCACCGGTGGctcctgctgttgttgttgctacaacaacaacaacgacgaccaGTTTCCCGAGGGATTCGACAACCTTCGCCACTTTGGCACCGAAGAGGACCATCCATTTCAACAGGCCCAGCTGGACGCCCACCTTCTTGAAGTTGGCCAACAGGGGATCGACTTCTCGTTACTTTTTCCCGGCCTCGTTCAGACGGCCCAAAGATTCCGGATTCTTGGAAAAGGAAACCATTTCGTTGAGCCCTTCCAAACCCTTGTC GGTGGAGAATTCGGTACCTCCTAGGATTCCGTACGTTGTCAAACGTCAGATCGAGATTGAATCTTCGATGACGGTTTTGAATCAGCAGCAAAGTTCGGTGTTGATCGCCAGAGCCGCTACAGCagattga
- the LOC124197148 gene encoding uncharacterized protein LOC124197148, whose amino-acid sequence MLKKNVGIWLVIILTAVVHLLMAPVDAQRTTTVTRTTTSTITNVVTSLSNVVCAKLVNVTGVCRRRRGLPIDEPVVLTFDEQLEEAVDQAFYHALHPGQFVPTRTLGVEVTPLVLLPVMTHSDDYYGIHPPPGAAINAVQPSMLERPRYSGRNKLNNVDQNGGSDDSSPESRIYFAQIAAIANAIANVFRPPVTLTTTVTAITTQVSTSTKFSTTSFFVMGCTPKPFPFSVCAGRRSGDSNDPADGHPA is encoded by the exons atgttgaaaaagaacGTCGGAATTTGGCTGGTCATCATCTTGACGGCCGTCGTCCATTTATTAATGGCGCCGGTCGACGCTCAAAGGACTACGACGGTCACCAGGACGACCACTTCTACCATCACCAACGTCGTCACTAGCCTCTCCAAC GTTGTTTGCGCTAAATTGGTGAACGTGACGGGCGTGTGCCGGAGACGTCGCGGACTACCGATCGACGAGCCCGTCGTGTTGACCTTTGACGAGCAGCTAGAAGAGGCCGTCGACCAGGCCTTTTATCACGCCCTTCATCCGGGACAATTCGTCCCGACCAGAACACTCGG AGTGGAAGTGACACCGTTGGTCCTGTTGCCGGTCATGACGCATTCGGATGACTATTACGGCATTCATCCGCCGCCGGGCGCTGCCATCAATGCCGTCCAGCCTTCGATGCTGGAGAGACCCAGATATTCCGGCCGTAATAAACTGAATAACGTCGATCAAAATGGCGGCAGTGATGACAGTTCACCGGAATCGCGAATTTATTTCGCCCAGATCGCTGCCATCGCCAACGCCATCGCCAATGTCTTCAGACCTCCCGTGACTCTCACGACAACAGTCACAGCCATCACGACGc AAGTTTCGACTTCGACCAAGTTCAGCACGACCAGTTTCTTCGTCATGGGCTGCACGCCGAAGCCTTTCCCGTTCAGTGTCTGCGCCGGCAGGCGGTCCGGTGACAGCAACGATCCGGCGGATGGTCATCCGGCATGA
- the LOC124197156 gene encoding uncharacterized protein LOC124197156 yields the protein MKCNLIYCVVLVISSMMVRLLAGAQRTTTVTLTEARTTTSTVHLSTNLACAQLVNVTGRCRQRRGFPAEEPVILVMDYHEPNWFNPQSHWQFIPTQTFSVEATPLAIISDWSVNNYPINFQPPASKVEPSISGRNKNPFNRQQGYFTKFLNGLFNSIVSTVNVTVTNVFTHTLSTTTTNTTSFILMGCTPSPLPYSVCPASTTAPAKISNNDEERQILFQLWNRYRWRPFVTYSVVRRTTTITAAVISSTVGLCAKLVNVTGPCRIRRGLWVDDPIVLSFDDDMDSIDEALSPSRTLR from the exons ATGAAATGCAATCTGATTTATTGCGTCGTCCTTGTGATATCCTCGATGATGGTCCGTCTGCTGGCCGGAGCTCAAAGGACAACGACGGTCACCTTGACCGAAGCCAGAACCACCACATCTACAGTTCACCTGAGCACCAAC tTGGCATGCGCTCAATTGGTCAACGTAACTGGGAGATGTCGCCAACGTCGAGGATTTCCTGCCGAGGAGCCCGTCATCCTGGTGATGGACTACCACGAGCCCAACTGGTTCAACCCTCAATCCCATTGGCAATTCATTCCCACTCAAACGTTCAG CGTGGAAGCCACACCTTTGGCGATCATCTCCGATTGGTCGGTGAATAATTATCCAATCAATTTCCAACCACCGGCCAGCAAAGTCGAACCTTCAATCTCGGGCCGCAATAAAAATCCTTTCAACCGACAGCAGGGATATTTCACCAAGTTCTTGAACGGCTTGTTCAATTCAATCGTGTCGACCGTCAACGTCACGGTGACCAACGTCTTCACAC ACACattgtcgacgacgacgaccaacacGACCAGTTTCATCCTGATGGGCTGCACTCCCAGTCCACTGCCTTATTCCGTCTGCCCAGCATCAACAACCGCACCCgcgaaaatttcaaataacgaCGAAGAAAGACAAATTCTGTTTCAACTCTGGAACCGATACAGATGGCGGCCGTTCGTGACTTATTCGGTGGTGAGACGGACGACAACCATCACCGCCGCGGTCATCTCGTCGACGGTGGGACTCTGCGCCAAATTGGTCAACGTCACCGGGCCCTGTCGGATCAGACGGGGCCTCTGGGTCGATGACCCCATCGTCCTGAGCTTCGACGACGACATGGACTCGATCGACGAGGCTCTTTCGCCCAGCAGAACTTTAAGGTAA